TGCGCTATAAACCGGCCGAGATCCGGCTGGTGCATGGAGAGAAGGATGCCCGCGCCGCGCTGGCGGCAAAACTGGGGAATCTTCTTTCTTGCCGGATATGGGCATAATCGGTAGAATCAAGCCTCGATTTATTGTTTATTAGAAAAACCTACATGTTTTCGAGTACCGCCAATCCTACTGCAGGGGGTTTCATGTCGCAGAAGATCGCCTTGATCACCGGCATCACCGGCCAGGACGGCGCCTATCTGGCCGAGTTCCTGCTGAAAAAAGGCTACATCGTGCACGGCGTCAAGCGCCGCGCCTCGCTCTTCAACACCGACCGCATCGACCACCTCTACCAGGACCCGCACGTCGAGCACCGCAACTTCATCCTCCACTACGGCGACCTGACCGACTCGACCAACCTGATCCGCATCATCCAGCAGGTGCAGCCGGACGAGATCTACAACCTCGCCGCCATGTCGCACGTCGCCGTCTCCTTCGAGACGCCGGAGTACACCGCCAACGCCGACGGCCTCGGCACCCTGCGCATCCTGGAGGCGATCCGCATCCTCGGCCTGGAGAAGAAGACCCGCTTCTACCAGGCCTCGACCAGCGAACTCTACGGACTGGTCCAGGAGATCCCGCAGAAGGAGACGACCCCCTTCTATCCCCGCTCCCCCTACGCGGTGGCCAAGCTCTACGGCTACTGGATCACCGTCAATTACCGGGAGGCCTACGGCATCTACGCCTGCAACGGCATCCTCTTCAATCACGAGTCGCCGATCCGCGGCGAGACCTTCGTCACCCGCAAGATTACCCGCGCCGTCGCCCGCATCGCCCTCGGCCTGCAGGACTGTCTCTACCTCGGCAACATGAACGCCCTGCGCGACTGGGGCCATGCCCGCGACTTCGTCGAGATGCAGTGGCTGATGCTGCAGCAGGAGCAGCCCGAGGACTTCGTCATCGCCACCGGCGTACAGTACAGCGTCCGCGACTTCGTCAACGCCGCCGCCGGCGAGCTCGGCATCAAACTGCGCTGGGAAGGGCAGGGGGTCGAGGAAAAAGGCATTGTCGAAGCGATCGATTCATCGCGCACCGCCCAGGACTCAGCACTGAAACCCGGCCAGATCGTTGTCCGTGTCGATCCTCGCTACTACCGGCCGACAGAGGTTGAGACGCTGCTGGGAGACCCGACCAAGGCCAGGGAGAAGCTTGGCTGGACGCCGAAAATTTCCTTTGCGGAGTTGGTTGCCGAGATGGTGCGATCGGATCTGGAAGAGGCGAAACGTGATGAACTGTGCCGGAGGCACGGGTTTAACACCTTCAATTATCACGAATAGAACCAAGGGGCGCAAAACTTGAATGGCCGTGTTCACTTGTCTAAAAAGGATACCCAGGATAAAGGCCAAGCCTCAAGAATTTTTCCTAAACTTCCTGGATATCGCTGTCAACTGAAGATTTTGAAATGAATAGAGAAGCCAAAATTTTTGTGGCTGGCCACAAGGGTCTGGTCGGTTCAGCGATCGTGAAACGCCTGCAGCAGGGTGGTTACACCAATCTGGTGACGCGCACCCGCGCCGAACTCGACCTGACCGACCAGCAGGCGGTGGCGGAGTTCTTTGCGCACGAAAAGCCGCACTACGTTTTTCTCGCCGCGGCCAAGGTCGGCGGCATCGTGGCCAACAACACCTACCGGGCCGATTTCATCTACGAGAATCTGGCCATCCAGAACAACGTCATCCACCAGAGCCATGTGCACGGGGTGAAGAAGCTGCTCTTCCTCGGCAGTTCCTGCATCTACCCCCGCGACTGTCCGCAGCCGATGAAGGAGGAGTACCTCCTGACCGGCCCGCTGGAATATACCAACGAGCCCTACGCCATCGCCAAGATCGCCGGCATCAGGCTCTGCGAGAGCTACAACCTCCAGTACGGTACCAACTTCCTTTCCGTCATGCCCACCAACCTGTACGGGCCGGGCGACAATTTCGACCTGGAGATGTCCCATGTGCTGCCGGCCCTGCTGCGCAAGATGCACCTGGCCCGGCTGCTGGCTGCGGGCGATATGGCCGCCGTGCTGGCCGATCTGGAAGTGGAGACGGAAGCCGAAGCCCGGACGATTCTGGAGCGTTTCGGGGTGTCTGCGGCGAGCGTCCAGGTCTGGGGCAGCGGCAAACCTCGCCGGGAATTTCTCTGGAGCGAGGACATGGCGGACGCCTGTGTTTTTCTGATGCAGGAGCGCGATTTTACCGACACTTATCTCCCCGGCCGCCGGGAGATCCGCAACACCCACATCAACATCGGCACCGGCGCGGACGTCAGCATCGCCGAACTGGCCGAGCTGGTGCGGCAAACCGTCGGCTTCGGCGGCCGGCTGGAGTTCGATGCCAGCAAGCCGGACGGCACCCTGCGCAAACTGATCGACGTCTCCAAGCTGCACGCCCTCGGCTGGCGGCACCGGGTGGAGCTGGCGGAGGGGATCAGACGGGCCTACGAGTGGTATTTGGAGAGCGGCCGGGTAAGGCGCTAAAATCAAAAACGTTCTCTCGCCCGCTCCTTGCAGTCGCTAGAGCCGCAGAGGACGCAGAGAAATCAAAGCAAAAAGATAGGGGGTTAAATCTCTGTGCCCTCTGCGTCTTGAGTGAGCGCAGCGAACGGGCGCGAGAAGAATTGATGTCAGGAGAACTGAAATGATCGTCCCCGTGATCCTCTCCGGCGGCGCCGGCACCCGGCTCTGGCCCCTCTCCCGCGAGCTCTACCCCAAACAGCTCCTCCCCCTGGTGGGGGCGCAGACCATGCTGCAGGAGACGGTCACCCGCCTGCGCGGACTGGCGGGCCTCGGGGCGCCGCTGGTGGTGTGCAACGAGAGCCACCGCTTTCTGGTCGCCGAGCAGCTGCGCGCCATCGGGGTGAACCCAGCGGCCATCGTCCTCGAACCCGTCGGTCGCAACACCGCCCCGGCCGTGGCGGTGGCCGCCCTGCTGGCCGGCGCCGGCGGCGAAGACCCGATCCTGCTGGTCCTGCCGGCGGATCATGTGATTACCGACAGCGCCGCCCTGCGTGCCGCCGTCCAGGCCGGCGTCGCCCTGGCCGAGGAGGGACGCCTGCTGACCTTCGGCATCGTCCCCGACAAGCCGGAGACGGGGAATGGGTATATTCGAGCGGGCGAGCCGCTCGGGCCTGCAAAGGCGTACACCGTGGCCGAATTCAAGGAAAAACCGGATCTGCAGACCGCTGAAGGATACCTGGCCAGTGGCAACTATTACTGGAACAGCGGCATGTTCCTGTTCCGGGCCTCGACTTTTCTGGCTGAACTGGAGCGCTTCGCCCCGCAGATGCTGACGGCCTGCCGCAAGGCGGTGGCGGGGGCGGCACGGGATCTCGACTTCACCCGGCTGGACGGCGAAGCCTTCGCCGCCTGCCCGGGCAATTCCATCGACTACGCCGTGATGGAAAAGACCGCGGCGGCGGCGGTCATCCCTCTCGCTGCCGGCTGGAGCGACGTCGGCTCCTGGTCGGCCCTCTGGGAGGTTGGCGCCCGGGATGCCGACGGCAACGTCGTCAAAGGGGATGTCCTGACGAAGGATGTACGCAACTGCTACCTGCATGCTTCCACGCGCATGGTGGCGGCGGTGGGCGTCGAGGACCACGTGATCGTCGAGACCGGCGACGCCGTCCTGGTGGCGTCCAGGGACCGCGTCCAGGACGTCAAGGCGATCGTCGAGCAGCTGAAGCTGCGCAAGCGCGACGAGGCCCTGCTGCATCGCCGGGTCAACCGACCCTGGGGCGCCTACGAATGCATCGACGCCGCCGAACGCTTCCAGGTCAAGCACATCACCGTCAATCCCGGCGCCACCCTCTCGCTGCAGATGCATCATCATCGTGCCGAGCACTGGATCGTGGTCCGCGGCACCGCCCGGGTCACCTGCGACGACAAGGTGCTGACCCTCAGCGAAAACCAGTCGACCTACATCCCCCTCGGGGTCACCCACCGCCTCGAAAACCCCGGGAAGATCCCGCTGGAACTGATCGAGGTGCAGTCGGGGAGTTATCTGGGGGAGGATGATATCGTGCGGTTTGAGGACAATTACGGCAGGAGTTGATTTCACTATGAACCTGACCTGTTTTAAGGCTTACGACATCCGCGGCCGCCTGCCCGACGAGCTGAACGAAGACATCGCCTGGCGCATCGGCCGGGCCTACGCCGAATTCATCAAGCCTCAACGGGTGGTGGTCGGCCGGGACGTGCGCCTGTCGAGCGAAGACCTCTGCCGGGCGCTGGCCGCGGGGCTGACCGACGGCGGCGTCGATGTTTACGATATCGGCCTGTGCGGGACGGAGGAGATTTATTTCGCCACCTTTGCCGAGGAGATGGATGGCGGCATCATGGTCACGGCCAGCCATAACCCCATGGATTACAACGGCATGAAGCTGGTGCGGGAGGGCTCGAAGCCGATCAGCGGCGACAGCGGCCTGCAGGCCATCCAGGCGCTGGCGGCCGGCAACGTCTTTGCTGCGGCGGCGCGAAGGGGGGCGGTTGCCCCACTCGACACCCGTGGCAAATATATCGAGCACCTGCTCGGCTATGTCGACCGCAGCGCCCTGAAACCCCTGAAGGTGGTAGTCAATGCGGGCAACGGCTGCGCCGGCCCGGTCCTCGACGCACTGGAGCCGCACCTCCCCTTCGAATTCATCCGGGCCCACCACGACCCCGACGGCACCTTCCCCAACGGCATCCCCAATCCGCTTTTGCCCGAGAACCGCGACGCCACTGCCGAAGCCGTTCGCAGGCATGGCGCCGACGCCGGCATCGCCTGGGACGGCGACTTCGATCGCTGTTTTCTGTTCGACGAGGCCGGCGGCTTCATCGAGGGCTATTATATCGTCGGTCTGCTGGCCGCAGCGCTGTTGCAGAAGCATCCCGGCGCCCGGATCATTCACGACCCCCGTCTCACCTGGAACACGGTGGATATCGTTACCCGCTCCGGCGGGCTGCCGGTCCTGAGCAAGACCGGGCACGCCTTCATCAAGGAGCGGATGCGCCTCGAAGATGCGGTGTATGGCGGCGAGATGAGCGCCCACCACTATTTTCGCGAGTTCGCCTACTGCGACAGCGGCATGATTCCCTGGCTCATGGTGCTTGAATTGATGAGCAAGGCGGGTCAGCCCTTGTCGGCCCTGGTCGGCGAGCGGATGCGGCTGTTTCCGGCCAGCGGCGAAATCAACCGGCGCCTTGCGGATCCCCCGGCAGTGCTGGCCGGGATTGAAAGATGCTATGCCTCAGCCGCTCTCCACATTGATCGAACCGATGGCCTTTCCATGGATTTCACCGACTGGCGCTTCAATGTCCGCTGTTCCAATACCGAGCCGGTGGTGCGGCTGAATGTCGAAGCACGGGGCGATGCGAGCCTGATGCGGGAGAAGACGGCGGAGATTCTGCGGCTGATGGAAGGGCAGGGGGGAGCGGAAGATTCATGTCATTGATTTAACCTCCGGCGCACGACGATCTCGAGTTCATCATCCCCACTGCCCGGGAATGGGAAAAGCGGTTGCATAGTGGAGATATTCATAGTTAAATCCGTCCCAGGATTCAATGTTCGCTTGCAGTGGAGAAGATCGAATGTACAAAGTGCAATTGCTGGGGGTTGTAGCGATTTTCTTCCTTGCTCTCGTTCCCGAGCCTTCGCTGGCGGCGATCCGCCCTTACGCATTGACCTTGTCCCCTTTCGCCGGGGGCTACGTTTTCGAGGGAAACCAGCGGCTCAGGGACCGGCCGGTTTACGGTCTGGCCGTCGGCTACAATTTCGGTGAACGCTGGGGCGTCGAAGGTGTGGCCAGCTACGTTGATGGCGAAGTTTCTGAAGGCCCGGAGGAGAATGTCGACATTTACAGCGTCACTCTCGACGTCCTCTACCATTTCCGTCCGACCCGGCATTTCGTCCCCTATGCGGCCGTCGGCCTGGGGGGGCTCAGCGTGCATCCGGGGGGCGCCAGCGACCAGGACGGGCTGTTCAATTACGGCCTCGGCTTCAAATACTTTCTGACGGACAGCTTTGGCCTGCGGGCCGACGTTCGCCATGTTCTCGATGTCAATATCAAGGATGCGGACCGAAAACACGACGTTTTCAACAACCTGTCGGCCACCGCCGGACTGACTTTCCAGTTTGGCGGCTATCGGGAAGCGCCGATCGTCAGGGATTCGGATGGCGACGGCGTACCCGATCAGTTCGATCGCTGCCCCGACACTCAACTGGGTGTGCCGGTGGATGGCTTTGGCTGCCCCCTCGACAGTGACCGGGACGGCGTCTATGATTTTCTGGATAACTGTCCGGCCACTCCTGCCGGTGTGATGGTGGATCAGCATGGCTGCCCCGGCGATTTCGACGGCGACGGGATTTACGACCATCTCGATCGCTGTCCCGACACCCCGGCCGGTGTTCCGGTCAACCCTGACGGCTGTCCGAAAGACAGCGACGGAGACGGGGTGCCCGATTTCGCCGACCGCTGTCCGGAAACGCCCCGGGGGACGGTGGTCGACGCGGCCGGCTGCCCGCCGCCGACTCCGGCAGCCGCACCTGCCGTGCAGTCGCTGACCTTGCATCTCCAGTTTGCCTACGGTGATGCGGCTGTCCGCCCCGAGTTTGCCGAAGATCTGCAGACCGCGGCCGATTTCATCAAGGCCCACCCGGGCAGCCGAATCCTCATCGAGGGGCATACCGACAGCATCGGTTCGGTCGAGTCGAATCTTGCCCTCTCCAAGGCTCGGGCCGCAGAGGTGCGCCGCACCCTGGTCGAGAAATACAACCTCGATGCCGGACGGATCGAAACGGAAGGCTTCGGCGAAGCGCGACCGGTGGCAGACAACGCGACACCCGACGGACGTCTGCACAACCGTCGGGTGGTCATTACGGTCCTGCCGGGGCGCTGAGGAACCCTGATCGCTTATGGCCCTGAACAGCAGACCCTCATTTTTCCGGGATATTTTCTGGCGGCGCCTGTCGCACAACCGCATGGCCCTGGCGGGAGGCGCCATTGTCCTGTGCATGTTCGCCCTGGCCCTGCTGGCCCCGCTGGTCGCCCGCGATCCGGGTGCCATCGATATTGCCCGGCGCCTGCAGTCGCCGAGCTGGGCCTTCCCTCTGGGCACCGACGATCTCGGCCGGGACGTGCTCGCCCGCATCTTTTACGGGGCGCGCATCTCCCTGCTGGTCGGCTTCGTCGCCGTCGGCATCTCCACCCTCATCGGCATCCTCCTCGGTGCCCTCGCCGGCTACTACGGCCGCTGGATCGATGCGCTGATCATGCGCTTTGTCGATATCATGCTCTGTTTCCCCTCCTTCTTCCTCATCCTGGCGGTGATCGCCTTTCTCGAGCCCTCCATCTGGAACATCATGATCATTATCGGTCTGACCAGCTGGATGGGGGTGGCCAGGCTGGTGCGGGCCGAGTTCCTGTCGCTGCGCGAGCGTGATTTCGTCCTCGCTGCCCGAGCTCTCGGCGCCCGCGACAGCCGGATCATCTTCCGCCACGTCCTGCCCAATGCGCTGTCGCCGGTGCTGGTTTCGGCAACCCTCGGCGTGGCCGGCGCCATCCTGACCGAGAGCGCCCTCTCCTTCCTCGGCATCGGTGTGCAGCCGCCGACTCCCTCGTGGGGAAATATGCTGATCACCGGCAAGCAGACCCTGGGGACGGCCTGGTGGCTTTCCGCGTTTCCCGGTCTGGCCATCCTGATCACGGTGCTCGGCTACAACCTGCTGGGGGAGGGGATTCGGGACGCGCTCGATCCGCGGCTCAAAGAATAATTGACATGGATTCCTTCTCTCCTTCACAGCTGATCCTCGCTCGCAGCCGCGCTTTTGCCGTCGGCGATTTCGGTTTCATCTACGACTCTTACCATCCGGACTCCAACTTCTGCCGGCAGTTTGCCGACCGGCAGACCTATCTCGACTACGCCCGCTCCGTTCTGGCGGCCGACTTCGTCATCCAGGATTGCCGCATCCTTCGCCAGAGGGTCGAAGGGGATCAGGCCAGCGTCATCTTTTACCTCGATGTCCGCTTCCGGGGGGAGCGGATAGAGACCTTCGAACTGGCCCTGCTGCTGTCGACCGGCGAGGGGTGGCGCTACCATTCGGGACAAAAACTCGGCCGGGACGAGTATCGGGGCGAGATCGAGGCCGTCGGCTGGGATGATTTCGAGAAGGTGAAAGAGAAAGTGTTCTTTTAGCGATGCAGCTCATCGACGATCCGTTGCTGGACGCGTTGACGGCCAGGGCACGCCAGAGCCCGAGGGGGCGGATGAACCACAATCTGCATGCCAGCTACGATGAGCCGTGCCAGCGTCTGCTCAACGCGATGGAGCCGGTTTCCTACGTCCGGCCGCACCGGCACCTGACGCCTCCCAAGCCGGAGTGCTTTCTCGCGGTTCGCGGCCGGCTGGCGGCATTCATCTTCGCCGATGACGGAACCATCGAGCGGGTCATCCCGTTTGCCGCCGGCGGTGCCACGCTCGGTGTGGACATCCCGGCCGGCGTCTGGCACGCCGTCGTCTCGCTGGAGAGCGGCTCGGTCTTCTTCGAGACCAAGCCTGGCCCTTACGTTCCGCCATCCGACAAGGACTTTGCCTCCTGGGCACCGGCAGAGGGGAGCGTCGGGGCAGCGGACTATCTGGCGGCGCTGCTGCGCGCCGTCGAAACCTTGTCAGCCGATTGAAGACGCTCTTCTGTTCTTACCGATCACGATTCACTGTTCACCCATCACGGATTTCATGCCCGAACTGCCCGAAGTCGAAACAACCCGCCGCGGGATCGCGCCGCATCTGGTCGGCCGGACGATCGAACGGCTCGTCTGTCGCGTGCCGCAACTGCGCTGGCCGCTTCCGGCAGAAACGGTCCCGCTGGCCGGTCAGCGGGTGCTTGGGGTGGAGCGGCGCGCCAAGTATCTGCTGCTGCGTTGCAGCGGCGGCACGCTGATCCTGCATCTCGGCATGAGCGGCCATCTGCATCTGGTTGCCGCCGGAACCCCGCCGCAGGCGCACGATCATGTCGATCTTGTCTTCACCGACGGCAATGCCCTGCGTTTCAACGACGCCCGGCGTTTTGGCGCCCTGCTCTGGACTCCCGACGACCCGCACCGGCATCCCTTGCTGGTGGAGCTCGGTCCCGAACCGTTTGCCGCCGAAATGGACGGTGCCTATCTCTACCGGCGTTCGCGGGGACGGAGGGGGACGGTCAAGCCGTTCATCATGGACCAGCAGGTGGTGGTCGGGGTGGGGAACATCTATGCCAGCGAGGCCCTCTTTCGTGCCGGCATCGACCCGCGCCGGCCGGCCGGAAGCATTGGTCTTGCCCGCTATGAACGTCTGGCCGCCGCAATCTGCGAGGTGCTGACCGAAGCGATCGCCGCCGGCGGCACCACCATCCGGGATTTTACCGACGCCGGCGGCAGGCCGGGCTACTTCCGGCTGCAGCTCAAGGTCTACGGCCGGGAAGGGGAGGCGTGTCCAATCTGCGGCCGGCCGATCGCCTGCTCCAGGCTCGCCGGAAGGTCGACGTATTTCTGTCGAAAATGCCAGAAATAAGGCACGAGGCACGAGCTCCCAACCCTTTAACCTCGTGCCTTAAGTCTCGTGCCTCACCCCTCAAACCCGGAGTTCCCGATGGATAATTTCCGCTTCACCATCCCCTACACCGTCCGCGTTGCCGACGTCAAT
The Desulfuromonadales bacterium DNA segment above includes these coding regions:
- the gmd gene encoding GDP-mannose 4,6-dehydratase; this translates as MSQKIALITGITGQDGAYLAEFLLKKGYIVHGVKRRASLFNTDRIDHLYQDPHVEHRNFILHYGDLTDSTNLIRIIQQVQPDEIYNLAAMSHVAVSFETPEYTANADGLGTLRILEAIRILGLEKKTRFYQASTSELYGLVQEIPQKETTPFYPRSPYAVAKLYGYWITVNYREAYGIYACNGILFNHESPIRGETFVTRKITRAVARIALGLQDCLYLGNMNALRDWGHARDFVEMQWLMLQQEQPEDFVIATGVQYSVRDFVNAAAGELGIKLRWEGQGVEEKGIVEAIDSSRTAQDSALKPGQIVVRVDPRYYRPTEVETLLGDPTKAREKLGWTPKISFAELVAEMVRSDLEEAKRDELCRRHGFNTFNYHE
- a CDS encoding GDP-L-fucose synthase codes for the protein MNREAKIFVAGHKGLVGSAIVKRLQQGGYTNLVTRTRAELDLTDQQAVAEFFAHEKPHYVFLAAAKVGGIVANNTYRADFIYENLAIQNNVIHQSHVHGVKKLLFLGSSCIYPRDCPQPMKEEYLLTGPLEYTNEPYAIAKIAGIRLCESYNLQYGTNFLSVMPTNLYGPGDNFDLEMSHVLPALLRKMHLARLLAAGDMAAVLADLEVETEAEARTILERFGVSAASVQVWGSGKPRREFLWSEDMADACVFLMQERDFTDTYLPGRREIRNTHINIGTGADVSIAELAELVRQTVGFGGRLEFDASKPDGTLRKLIDVSKLHALGWRHRVELAEGIRRAYEWYLESGRVRR
- a CDS encoding mannose-1-phosphate guanylyltransferase/mannose-6-phosphate isomerase, whose amino-acid sequence is MIVPVILSGGAGTRLWPLSRELYPKQLLPLVGAQTMLQETVTRLRGLAGLGAPLVVCNESHRFLVAEQLRAIGVNPAAIVLEPVGRNTAPAVAVAALLAGAGGEDPILLVLPADHVITDSAALRAAVQAGVALAEEGRLLTFGIVPDKPETGNGYIRAGEPLGPAKAYTVAEFKEKPDLQTAEGYLASGNYYWNSGMFLFRASTFLAELERFAPQMLTACRKAVAGAARDLDFTRLDGEAFAACPGNSIDYAVMEKTAAAAVIPLAAGWSDVGSWSALWEVGARDADGNVVKGDVLTKDVRNCYLHASTRMVAAVGVEDHVIVETGDAVLVASRDRVQDVKAIVEQLKLRKRDEALLHRRVNRPWGAYECIDAAERFQVKHITVNPGATLSLQMHHHRAEHWIVVRGTARVTCDDKVLTLSENQSTYIPLGVTHRLENPGKIPLELIEVQSGSYLGEDDIVRFEDNYGRS
- a CDS encoding phosphomannomutase yields the protein MNLTCFKAYDIRGRLPDELNEDIAWRIGRAYAEFIKPQRVVVGRDVRLSSEDLCRALAAGLTDGGVDVYDIGLCGTEEIYFATFAEEMDGGIMVTASHNPMDYNGMKLVREGSKPISGDSGLQAIQALAAGNVFAAAARRGAVAPLDTRGKYIEHLLGYVDRSALKPLKVVVNAGNGCAGPVLDALEPHLPFEFIRAHHDPDGTFPNGIPNPLLPENRDATAEAVRRHGADAGIAWDGDFDRCFLFDEAGGFIEGYYIVGLLAAALLQKHPGARIIHDPRLTWNTVDIVTRSGGLPVLSKTGHAFIKERMRLEDAVYGGEMSAHHYFREFAYCDSGMIPWLMVLELMSKAGQPLSALVGERMRLFPASGEINRRLADPPAVLAGIERCYASAALHIDRTDGLSMDFTDWRFNVRCSNTEPVVRLNVEARGDASLMREKTAEILRLMEGQGGAEDSCH
- a CDS encoding OmpA family protein — protein: MYKVQLLGVVAIFFLALVPEPSLAAIRPYALTLSPFAGGYVFEGNQRLRDRPVYGLAVGYNFGERWGVEGVASYVDGEVSEGPEENVDIYSVTLDVLYHFRPTRHFVPYAAVGLGGLSVHPGGASDQDGLFNYGLGFKYFLTDSFGLRADVRHVLDVNIKDADRKHDVFNNLSATAGLTFQFGGYREAPIVRDSDGDGVPDQFDRCPDTQLGVPVDGFGCPLDSDRDGVYDFLDNCPATPAGVMVDQHGCPGDFDGDGIYDHLDRCPDTPAGVPVNPDGCPKDSDGDGVPDFADRCPETPRGTVVDAAGCPPPTPAAAPAVQSLTLHLQFAYGDAAVRPEFAEDLQTAADFIKAHPGSRILIEGHTDSIGSVESNLALSKARAAEVRRTLVEKYNLDAGRIETEGFGEARPVADNATPDGRLHNRRVVITVLPGR
- a CDS encoding ABC transporter permease, whose amino-acid sequence is MALNSRPSFFRDIFWRRLSHNRMALAGGAIVLCMFALALLAPLVARDPGAIDIARRLQSPSWAFPLGTDDLGRDVLARIFYGARISLLVGFVAVGISTLIGILLGALAGYYGRWIDALIMRFVDIMLCFPSFFLILAVIAFLEPSIWNIMIIIGLTSWMGVARLVRAEFLSLRERDFVLAARALGARDSRIIFRHVLPNALSPVLVSATLGVAGAILTESALSFLGIGVQPPTPSWGNMLITGKQTLGTAWWLSAFPGLAILITVLGYNLLGEGIRDALDPRLKE
- a CDS encoding YchJ family metal-binding protein; translation: MDSFSPSQLILARSRAFAVGDFGFIYDSYHPDSNFCRQFADRQTYLDYARSVLAADFVIQDCRILRQRVEGDQASVIFYLDVRFRGERIETFELALLLSTGEGWRYHSGQKLGRDEYRGEIEAVGWDDFEKVKEKVFF
- a CDS encoding WbuC family cupin fold metalloprotein, which encodes MQLIDDPLLDALTARARQSPRGRMNHNLHASYDEPCQRLLNAMEPVSYVRPHRHLTPPKPECFLAVRGRLAAFIFADDGTIERVIPFAAGGATLGVDIPAGVWHAVVSLESGSVFFETKPGPYVPPSDKDFASWAPAEGSVGAADYLAALLRAVETLSAD
- the mutM gene encoding bifunctional DNA-formamidopyrimidine glycosylase/DNA-(apurinic or apyrimidinic site) lyase, with product MPELPEVETTRRGIAPHLVGRTIERLVCRVPQLRWPLPAETVPLAGQRVLGVERRAKYLLLRCSGGTLILHLGMSGHLHLVAAGTPPQAHDHVDLVFTDGNALRFNDARRFGALLWTPDDPHRHPLLVELGPEPFAAEMDGAYLYRRSRGRRGTVKPFIMDQQVVVGVGNIYASEALFRAGIDPRRPAGSIGLARYERLAAAICEVLTEAIAAGGTTIRDFTDAGGRPGYFRLQLKVYGREGEACPICGRPIACSRLAGRSTYFCRKCQK